One genomic segment of Verrucomicrobiia bacterium includes these proteins:
- a CDS encoding AAA family ATPase yields the protein MITRVQVSGYKSLGDLEVRPLPLTVLFGPNAVGKSNFLDALQLLSRLVTSRTLKEAFEPPYRGTPLESFAFGQGGLAGHLERESVSFRMEVDVTLSNATVATVEKQIADLRKGTAGGEVKSGSYIKERQLRYRLQVEVLPRSGILRVQDEYLAALKGRGEVKASRNPFLEKIDHRLFLRLEGQAHPTYHEVGLDHTIVSRPLYPPHYPHLAAFRQELAGWFCFYFEPRERMRAANPVKEVRHIGLMGEDLASFLNTLQTLEPAQFRGVEKSLHTLIPRVQSIRVRPNTVGEVELQLVEDGMPVPARLVSEGTLRMLGLLALGGAKESPTLVAFEEPENGIHPRRIELIARFLESRTEDGQTQFIVTTHSPILADLVPRESLFVCRREDGRTRIEPLANDDGDLFWRARIRDGLTDPEEGRVPVSEKILRGDFDA from the coding sequence ATGATCACCCGTGTCCAGGTTTCAGGGTACAAGTCGCTCGGCGATCTGGAGGTGCGTCCTCTTCCGCTGACGGTTCTGTTTGGTCCGAACGCCGTTGGGAAGAGCAATTTTCTGGACGCGCTTCAGTTGCTTTCGCGGCTGGTCACATCCCGGACCTTGAAGGAGGCCTTTGAACCGCCGTACCGCGGCACGCCTCTGGAGTCATTCGCCTTTGGCCAGGGCGGCCTCGCCGGACATCTGGAACGGGAGTCGGTCAGCTTCCGGATGGAGGTTGATGTGACCTTGTCGAATGCGACCGTCGCGACCGTGGAAAAGCAGATCGCCGATCTGCGAAAAGGGACGGCCGGCGGCGAGGTCAAGTCCGGCAGCTACATCAAGGAACGGCAGTTGCGGTACCGCTTGCAAGTCGAGGTCCTGCCCCGGAGTGGGATCCTGAGGGTGCAGGATGAGTACCTCGCAGCGCTGAAGGGCCGCGGGGAGGTCAAGGCATCGCGGAATCCCTTCCTGGAGAAAATAGATCATCGGTTGTTCCTGCGGCTCGAGGGGCAGGCTCATCCCACTTATCATGAGGTTGGGCTGGACCATACCATCGTGTCCCGCCCTTTGTATCCGCCGCACTACCCGCATCTGGCGGCATTCCGCCAGGAGCTGGCCGGGTGGTTCTGCTTTTATTTTGAGCCCCGGGAACGGATGCGGGCGGCCAATCCGGTCAAGGAGGTGCGGCACATCGGGCTGATGGGTGAAGACCTCGCGTCGTTTCTGAACACGCTGCAAACGCTCGAGCCTGCCCAGTTCCGGGGTGTGGAGAAGTCTCTGCACACCCTGATTCCCCGGGTGCAGAGCATTCGGGTGAGGCCCAACACGGTGGGCGAGGTGGAACTGCAGCTCGTGGAGGACGGAATGCCCGTGCCAGCCCGCCTGGTGTCCGAAGGGACGTTGCGGATGCTCGGACTCCTGGCCCTGGGCGGCGCCAAGGAGTCTCCGACGCTCGTGGCCTTTGAGGAACCCGAGAACGGCATCCATCCCCGCCGCATTGAGTTGATCGCCCGGTTTCTGGAATCACGCACTGAGGACGGCCAGACCCAGTTCATCGTCACCACGCACTCTCCAATTCTTGCCGACCTTGTCCCACGCGAGTCGCTTTTCGTCTGTCGGCGTGAGGATGGTCGGACCCGGATCGAGCCGCTCGCCAACGACGACGGGGACCTGTTCTGGCGTGCCAGGATCCGGGACGGACTGACCGATCCGGAGGAAGGCCGGGTGCCCGTGTCCGAAAAGATTCTCCGGGGGGACTTCGATGCCTGA
- a CDS encoding NADH:flavin oxidoreductase, giving the protein MNYPRMSGLKTAADLQQRLGTFGLQLSVRNPGPAPHLASGLPSGPGCPRPIGNRFAILPMEGWDATADGQPTELVRRRWERFGLSGAKLIWGGEAVAVRHDGRANPRQLVLHPENVGALANLREILVAAHTREDQADDLLIGLQLTHSGRWSRPNDSRRPEPRIAYRHPLLDARVQISDDRAVFTDGEVSDLVGDFVAAAGRAREAGFHFVDIKHCHGYLGHEFLSAVERPGRYGGSLENRTRFLREIVEGIRRDVPGLEVGVRLSLFDQRPFVKGPDGAGVPAPWSGPYPYAFGGDPAEASRIAWEEPLAFLRMLLSLGIRLVCLTAASPYYNPHLQRPAAVPPSDGYEPPEDPLAGVVRQIVAVARVKQECPGLIVVGSAYSYLQEWLAPVGEALVAAGAVDCIGLGRTVLSYPDLPRDVLSGRPLQRRRICRTFSDCTTAPRNGLVSGCYPLDDFYKSHPDAHALKAVSATPRPPS; this is encoded by the coding sequence ATGAATTACCCCCGCATGTCCGGCCTCAAGACGGCCGCCGACCTCCAGCAGCGCCTCGGGACGTTCGGGCTGCAGCTCTCCGTCCGGAATCCGGGGCCGGCACCCCATCTGGCGTCCGGACTCCCGTCCGGGCCTGGATGCCCGCGGCCGATCGGCAACCGGTTCGCGATTCTCCCGATGGAGGGTTGGGATGCCACCGCCGACGGGCAGCCCACCGAACTCGTCCGCCGCCGGTGGGAGCGGTTCGGCCTGAGCGGCGCCAAGTTGATCTGGGGTGGTGAGGCGGTCGCCGTCCGCCACGACGGACGCGCCAACCCCCGGCAGTTGGTGCTCCACCCGGAAAACGTGGGGGCGCTCGCCAACCTCCGGGAAATTCTTGTCGCTGCGCACACCCGCGAAGACCAAGCGGACGACTTGTTGATCGGGCTGCAACTGACCCACAGCGGACGCTGGTCACGACCCAACGACAGCCGGCGTCCGGAACCGCGGATTGCGTACCGGCATCCGCTGCTCGACGCGCGAGTGCAGATTTCGGACGACCGCGCCGTGTTCACCGACGGGGAGGTATCGGACCTGGTGGGCGATTTCGTGGCGGCTGCGGGCCGGGCGCGCGAGGCGGGCTTCCACTTCGTGGACATCAAGCACTGCCACGGATACCTCGGTCACGAGTTCCTGAGCGCGGTGGAGCGTCCAGGCCGTTACGGCGGGTCGCTGGAGAACCGGACCCGTTTCCTGCGCGAGATCGTGGAGGGGATCCGCCGGGACGTGCCCGGCCTTGAGGTGGGCGTGCGGCTCAGCCTTTTTGACCAGCGTCCGTTTGTGAAGGGACCCGACGGCGCCGGCGTCCCGGCTCCATGGAGCGGCCCCTATCCCTACGCGTTCGGCGGCGACCCTGCAGAGGCATCGCGAATCGCCTGGGAGGAGCCGCTCGCCTTTCTGCGAATGCTCCTGTCGCTGGGCATCCGCCTGGTTTGCCTGACGGCCGCCAGTCCCTACTACAATCCCCACCTGCAACGTCCGGCCGCGGTGCCTCCCAGCGACGGCTACGAGCCTCCGGAGGATCCGCTCGCTGGCGTGGTGCGACAGATTGTGGCCGTGGCCCGCGTAAAGCAGGAATGTCCCGGCCTCATCGTGGTGGGTTCGGCGTACAGTTACCTTCAGGAATGGCTGGCGCCGGTCGGGGAGGCGCTGGTGGCGGCGGGAGCGGTGGACTGCATTGGATTGGGCCGCACCGTCCTCAGCTATCCGGACCTTCCGCGGGATGTGCTTTCCGGCCGCCCGCTGCAGCGCCGGCGCATCTGCCGGACGTTCAGCGACTGCACCACGGCACCGCGCAATGGACTCGTCAGCGGGTGCTATCCGCTCGACGACTTTTACAAGAGCCACCCTGATGCCCACGCGCTGAAGGCCGTATCAGCCACCCCAAGGCCTCCGTCATAA
- a CDS encoding dihydrodipicolinate synthase family protein has translation MPRTLRAPVTTCPPLRPRRPIEGISAVLLPFQADGVADLDGFAALLDATWTAGLTPAVNMDTGYANLLTPGERARILALTRDHAHGRRFVAGAFIEGLPGDPARNYLEVAGVITRHGGVPILFPCSAVKALPGPELVRVFRDVAAGCPEFLGFELGEMFVPFGRIWDLATFESLLDIPQLTGAKHSSLSRELEWQRLEVRDRIRPGFRLYTGNDLAIDLVMWGSDYLLGLSAFHVEAFAARDRLWAAGDARFHELNDWLQYLGMLAFRAPVPAYKHSCAQFLHRRGRIGCPDPHPASPRRPEADLALLEPIAARLESLVAAAPSDAARLP, from the coding sequence ATGCCCCGTACGCTCCGCGCTCCGGTGACGACCTGCCCGCCATTGCGCCCCCGGCGCCCCATCGAGGGCATCTCCGCAGTCCTTCTGCCGTTCCAAGCCGACGGCGTCGCGGACCTCGACGGATTTGCCGCACTTCTCGACGCCACATGGACCGCTGGATTGACCCCGGCGGTCAACATGGACACCGGGTACGCCAACCTCCTGACGCCCGGGGAACGTGCCCGGATTCTCGCCCTGACCCGGGATCACGCCCACGGCCGCCGGTTCGTTGCCGGCGCCTTCATTGAGGGCCTCCCGGGCGATCCCGCGCGCAATTACCTCGAGGTCGCCGGGGTCATCACGCGCCACGGTGGCGTGCCGATCCTGTTTCCCTGCAGTGCGGTCAAGGCACTGCCGGGGCCGGAACTGGTCCGCGTGTTTCGCGACGTGGCGGCCGGCTGCCCGGAATTCCTCGGCTTCGAGCTCGGCGAGATGTTCGTGCCGTTCGGGCGCATCTGGGACCTCGCGACCTTCGAGTCCCTGCTCGACATCCCCCAGCTCACCGGTGCGAAGCACAGTTCGTTGTCGCGCGAACTCGAATGGCAGCGCCTCGAAGTTCGGGACCGGATACGGCCCGGGTTCCGGCTGTACACGGGCAACGACCTCGCCATTGATCTGGTGATGTGGGGCAGCGACTACCTGCTCGGACTGTCCGCGTTTCACGTCGAGGCGTTTGCCGCGCGGGACCGGCTCTGGGCGGCCGGAGACGCGCGATTCCATGAGCTGAACGACTGGCTTCAGTACCTCGGCATGCTGGCCTTTCGCGCCCCGGTGCCGGCCTACAAACACAGCTGCGCGCAGTTCCTTCACCGGCGCGGGCGCATTGGCTGTCCGGACCCCCATCCGGCGAGTCCCAGACGTCCGGAGGCCGACCTCGCCCTGCTCGAGCCCATCGCCGCCCGGTTGGAGTCCCTCGTCGCGGCAGCGCCCTCCGATGCCGCCCGCCTCCCATGA
- a CDS encoding Gfo/Idh/MocA family oxidoreductase, whose translation MPSEESPLVLPSRRDFLKSTGTLAAAGALAGVSLPHVHAAENNTIPIALIGCGGRGTGAAANAMSAKNGPVKLVAMADVFTDRLKSSYDGLKGQFGDKVEVPEDRRFVGFDGYQKAMDALGKGGIAIFATPPAFRWVCFKYAIDKGINIFMEKPVAVDAPTGVRMIELSKLADQKGIKAGVGLMCRHCRSRQELFRKVQDGAIGQIITMRAYRMHGPVGSAFSQPMPDSEESELLWQIKNFHSFLWASGGCFSDFYIHNIDECCWIKNAWPVQAQASGGRNYRGDNVDQNFDNYSVEYTFDDGSKFFMFGRTMAGCHDEFASYAHGQNGLAVISSAGHWPSNARIYKTQKMVNSDIVWRTPKEGPTQDPYLLEWEDLIDAIRNDQPYNEVERGAQASLVTSMGRFAAHTGQVVKYDEYLKNPQEFAPHVDSFDMKSTAPVIAEGGKYLVPRPGMLKDREY comes from the coding sequence ATGCCCTCAGAAGAGTCTCCATTGGTCCTTCCGTCGCGACGCGACTTCCTCAAGAGCACCGGCACCCTGGCGGCTGCCGGTGCATTGGCCGGCGTGAGCCTGCCCCATGTCCATGCCGCCGAAAACAACACCATTCCCATCGCCCTCATCGGCTGTGGCGGTCGTGGTACCGGGGCCGCTGCAAACGCGATGAGCGCGAAGAACGGCCCCGTGAAACTGGTGGCGATGGCCGATGTGTTCACCGACCGGCTCAAGTCCAGTTATGACGGCCTGAAAGGGCAGTTCGGGGACAAGGTGGAGGTGCCCGAAGACCGGCGTTTCGTCGGGTTCGATGGCTACCAGAAGGCCATGGATGCCCTCGGCAAGGGAGGGATTGCCATTTTCGCGACCCCCCCGGCGTTTCGCTGGGTGTGCTTCAAGTACGCGATTGACAAGGGAATCAACATTTTCATGGAGAAGCCGGTCGCGGTGGATGCGCCGACGGGCGTGCGGATGATCGAGTTGTCGAAGCTCGCGGACCAGAAGGGCATCAAGGCGGGGGTCGGCCTCATGTGCCGGCACTGCCGGTCACGCCAGGAACTCTTTCGCAAGGTGCAGGATGGCGCCATCGGCCAGATCATCACCATGCGGGCCTACCGCATGCACGGGCCGGTGGGCTCCGCCTTCTCGCAGCCGATGCCGGATTCCGAGGAGAGCGAGTTGCTCTGGCAGATCAAGAACTTCCACAGCTTCCTGTGGGCGTCGGGCGGCTGCTTCAGCGACTTTTACATCCACAACATTGATGAGTGCTGCTGGATCAAGAACGCGTGGCCGGTGCAGGCCCAGGCCAGCGGCGGCCGCAACTACCGCGGCGACAACGTGGACCAGAACTTCGACAACTACTCGGTGGAGTACACGTTCGATGACGGGTCCAAGTTCTTCATGTTCGGGCGCACCATGGCGGGCTGTCATGACGAATTTGCGAGCTATGCCCACGGGCAGAACGGACTTGCGGTCATCTCCTCGGCCGGGCACTGGCCGTCCAATGCGCGCATCTACAAGACGCAGAAGATGGTCAATTCCGACATCGTGTGGCGGACGCCAAAGGAGGGTCCGACCCAGGATCCCTACCTGCTGGAATGGGAGGATCTGATTGACGCGATCCGGAACGACCAGCCGTACAACGAAGTGGAGCGGGGCGCCCAGGCGAGTCTGGTGACTTCGATGGGACGCTTTGCCGCACACACCGGCCAGGTGGTGAAGTACGATGAGTATCTGAAGAACCCGCAGGAGTTCGCGCCGCATGTGGATTCCTTCGACATGAAGTCCACCGCCCCGGTGATCGCGGAAGGCGGCAAGTATCTCGTACCGCGTCCGGGCATGCTGAAGGATCGCGAGTACTGA
- a CDS encoding acetylxylan esterase: MGSGWGVHSRRLAAWLLLAPLALQAQPLPASWALEDPQLAAYFAAAVGRLEARCLADVQTRSDWEAVRPRRHQQLLDMLGLWPPPARTDLQAEVSGRVDGGDLLVESLRFQSLPGLYVTANLYLPKGLSAPAPAILYVCGHSPVKTNGISFGNKVAYQHHGIWLAQQGYVCLMVDTHQLGEIEGDHHGTYRLGQWWWNSRGYTPAGVEAWNGIRALDYLESRPEVDPGRIGMTGRSGGGAYTWTVAALDERVRVAAPVAGITDLRNQVVDGAVEGHCDCMFYLNRHQWDFPLQAALVAPRPLLIVNTDADTLFPLDGVQRLFSATRRLYRLLGAEDELGLVIAPGPHVDTQDLQVPVVRWFDRHLKGATTPVTNAALARYPGHTLRALGTAPADARNSRIQREFGPPTNPPPADLEALRLILRDRCFLGWPGADEPLGLRELSSETNGTVRLRVFEFQSQPHVVLRLVVADQPGTPPQWSRFVVLDDAGWDSWMGAWAPRFPGAAGRLAGNPAQASAGVVPVWTGPAPGEVLFAMAPRGEGPHRWTGDARKQTQIRRRFPLVGQTLDGMRVWDIGRGLEAARRLGSGSEVILTARGRSAVNAALAAVFEDPTPMLDLQELPDRLEDEPDHLGRATVTDTANLLRLLEDGRAQQAERGSTGTGGPR, from the coding sequence ATGGGATCAGGATGGGGCGTGCACTCCCGACGACTCGCCGCATGGCTCCTCCTGGCACCACTCGCCCTGCAGGCCCAGCCATTGCCGGCCTCGTGGGCCCTCGAGGATCCGCAGCTCGCCGCCTACTTCGCCGCAGCCGTCGGACGGCTGGAGGCGCGGTGCCTGGCAGACGTCCAGACGCGTTCCGACTGGGAGGCGGTCCGCCCCCGGCGCCACCAGCAGTTGCTCGACATGCTCGGCCTGTGGCCGCCGCCGGCACGGACCGATCTGCAGGCGGAGGTGAGCGGGCGTGTGGACGGTGGGGACCTCCTCGTTGAGTCGCTCCGTTTCCAGTCCCTGCCAGGACTGTACGTGACCGCCAACCTGTACCTGCCCAAGGGATTGTCCGCACCCGCACCTGCCATCCTGTACGTCTGCGGCCATTCCCCGGTGAAGACCAACGGCATCAGCTTCGGCAACAAGGTTGCCTACCAGCACCACGGCATCTGGCTGGCGCAGCAGGGGTATGTCTGCCTGATGGTGGACACCCATCAGCTGGGCGAAATCGAGGGGGATCACCATGGGACCTACCGGCTCGGACAATGGTGGTGGAACAGCCGCGGTTACACCCCGGCGGGCGTCGAGGCCTGGAACGGCATCCGTGCGCTCGACTACCTCGAGTCGCGCCCCGAGGTGGACCCGGGGCGGATCGGCATGACCGGACGCAGCGGCGGCGGTGCCTACACCTGGACGGTCGCCGCACTGGATGAACGTGTCCGCGTGGCGGCGCCCGTCGCGGGCATCACGGATCTGCGCAACCAGGTCGTGGACGGCGCCGTCGAGGGCCATTGCGACTGCATGTTCTACCTGAACCGCCACCAATGGGATTTTCCACTTCAGGCGGCCCTTGTCGCCCCGCGTCCGCTCCTGATCGTGAACACGGATGCCGACACCCTGTTTCCCCTGGACGGCGTGCAGCGGTTGTTTTCCGCAACCCGGCGTCTCTACCGGCTCCTCGGCGCCGAGGACGAGCTGGGCCTCGTGATTGCTCCTGGCCCTCACGTGGACACCCAGGACCTGCAGGTTCCGGTCGTGCGCTGGTTCGACCGTCATCTCAAGGGAGCGACGACGCCCGTCACGAATGCAGCCCTTGCCCGCTACCCGGGCCACACGCTCAGGGCGCTGGGGACGGCACCCGCCGACGCCCGAAACTCGCGGATCCAGCGCGAGTTCGGCCCGCCCACCAACCCGCCACCCGCGGATCTTGAAGCCTTGCGCCTCATCCTTCGGGATCGCTGCTTCCTGGGCTGGCCCGGGGCCGACGAGCCGCTGGGGCTGCGTGAACTCTCCAGCGAAACCAATGGCACGGTGCGACTGAGGGTGTTTGAGTTTCAAAGCCAGCCCCATGTCGTCCTGCGGTTGGTGGTCGCCGACCAGCCCGGAACGCCGCCGCAGTGGAGCCGGTTCGTGGTGCTCGACGACGCCGGTTGGGACTCCTGGATGGGAGCCTGGGCCCCGCGGTTTCCCGGGGCCGCCGGCCGCCTCGCCGGCAACCCGGCCCAGGCGTCGGCGGGCGTGGTGCCGGTGTGGACGGGTCCGGCGCCAGGCGAGGTCCTCTTCGCGATGGCACCCCGCGGCGAGGGTCCGCACCGATGGACCGGTGATGCGCGCAAACAGACCCAGATCCGCCGCCGGTTCCCGCTGGTGGGCCAGACCCTCGACGGGATGCGCGTCTGGGACATCGGGCGCGGACTTGAAGCCGCCCGACGGCTTGGGAGCGGCTCCGAGGTCATCCTCACCGCGCGGGGTCGCTCCGCCGTGAACGCCGCCCTGGCGGCGGTGTTTGAGGACCCAACACCGATGTTGGACCTCCAGGAACTTCCGGACCGACTGGAGGACGAACCCGACCACCTCGGAAGGGCCACGGTCACCGACACGGCAAACCTGCTGCGCCTTTTGGAGGACGGACGCGCTCAACAGGCTGAGCGTGGGTCAACGGGGACCGGCGGACCCCGCTGA
- a CDS encoding PmoA family protein: MTLLKPKSGMHLRQFVRIAWRLGVVVVAVTVALGSGRADPITARREGSRIMFRSGTNPLGAYQAEPGVFPRPDIGDRQRRGGYLHPLYTPSGLLVTDDFPPNHVHHHGVWAAWTRTGFEGRRPDFWNLGDGTGRVEFVGLDSVWEEAGAAGLLARHRYVDLVASPPQDVLEETWDVRVSERRDPRAAYEWDLTLVQTLVGNSPLELPEYHYGGLGLRGNWAWNGPDHGAYRDSNGMTNRVAINGARSRWFWMGGPVSNGIAGVVILCHPANFRFPQPMRMHPNEPFFCYAPQQAGPMRLEPGQPWTARYRLVTMDGTPEAAELEALWEAYAAPR, translated from the coding sequence GTGACGCTCCTGAAGCCGAAGTCAGGCATGCACCTTCGCCAGTTCGTCCGGATTGCCTGGCGCCTCGGAGTCGTGGTCGTGGCCGTGACCGTGGCGCTTGGGTCTGGCAGGGCGGATCCCATCACGGCACGGCGCGAGGGGAGCCGGATCATGTTCCGTTCCGGCACGAATCCGCTGGGCGCGTACCAGGCGGAGCCCGGGGTGTTTCCACGTCCGGACATCGGCGACCGCCAGCGCCGGGGTGGCTATCTGCACCCGCTGTACACGCCGTCCGGACTCCTGGTGACCGACGATTTCCCGCCCAATCACGTGCATCATCATGGGGTGTGGGCGGCCTGGACCCGGACCGGATTCGAGGGGAGGCGTCCGGATTTCTGGAACCTCGGGGACGGCACCGGTCGCGTGGAGTTTGTGGGACTGGACAGCGTCTGGGAGGAGGCCGGGGCCGCCGGTCTGCTGGCGCGGCACCGGTACGTGGATCTCGTCGCCAGCCCACCGCAGGACGTGCTGGAAGAGACATGGGACGTGCGGGTCTCGGAGCGTCGAGATCCCCGTGCCGCGTATGAGTGGGATCTCACCCTGGTCCAGACGCTCGTCGGGAATTCACCCCTTGAGCTTCCCGAATACCATTACGGCGGTCTGGGATTGCGCGGGAACTGGGCGTGGAACGGCCCGGACCACGGGGCGTATCGGGACTCCAACGGGATGACCAACCGGGTCGCGATCAACGGCGCCCGCTCGCGCTGGTTCTGGATGGGCGGACCGGTGTCCAACGGCATCGCCGGGGTGGTGATCCTTTGTCATCCCGCCAACTTCCGATTCCCCCAGCCGATGCGAATGCATCCAAACGAGCCCTTCTTCTGCTATGCGCCGCAACAGGCGGGTCCGATGCGCCTCGAACCCGGGCAACCGTGGACGGCCCGTTACCGGTTGGTGACGATGGACGGTACCCCGGAAGCCGCGGAGTTGGAGGCTCTGTGGGAGGCGTACGCCGCGCCTCGGTGA
- the metG gene encoding methionine--tRNA ligase, with protein MSKRFYITTAIDYVNGAPHLGHAYEKILADVIARARRSRGDGVFFLTGLDEHGQKVQQAAQEQGREPQAYCDELAAQWRDFVAQLGVSNDDFVRTTEPRHHRVVQAILSRLHAEDHFYKAEYRGFYSVKEETFLTEKDRNPDGTWDAQWGEVTELVEENWYFRLGRHQAWLLDHIASHPEFIQPASRRNEVLGFLKHHTLADLCISRPAARLAWGIPLPFDPAYVTYVWFDALVNYFSVPAALGDPAIAGLLGPDFSAPSTGLSAWPPDVHLLGKDILKFHAVYWPIMLKALGAPLPATLLAHGWWQKDGAKLSKSTGNIVDPLAVIAAWGLDAFRYYVVRELAIGPDGNWTDEGFRARYNAELANGLGNLVNRSVSMLRKYRDGVVPPVSTELAAETAVFVRDTTAALDRHELQDALVSLWGLVTRANQYVDQTRPFSLAKDPEQAARLDAVLYNLAEVCRILAVLLWPFIPDTAVRICAQLRLDPVPDRRSLAAWGGLAPGHVIGDPVPLFPRKEPPAPPGSGSPIILKSHGGMAPPSRCRGWQGGPPQGGASGA; from the coding sequence ATGAGCAAGCGATTCTACATCACCACGGCGATTGATTACGTCAATGGCGCGCCGCACCTCGGCCACGCCTACGAGAAGATCCTCGCGGACGTCATCGCCCGGGCCCGCCGATCCCGCGGCGATGGGGTGTTCTTCCTCACCGGACTCGACGAGCACGGGCAGAAGGTGCAACAGGCCGCCCAGGAGCAGGGCCGGGAGCCCCAGGCCTATTGCGACGAACTGGCGGCTCAATGGCGGGACTTCGTCGCACAACTGGGGGTCTCCAACGACGACTTCGTGCGCACCACCGAGCCGCGCCACCACCGCGTGGTTCAGGCCATCCTGTCCCGACTGCACGCGGAGGATCACTTCTACAAGGCCGAGTACCGCGGGTTCTATTCGGTGAAGGAGGAGACATTTCTCACGGAGAAGGACCGCAATCCGGACGGCACCTGGGATGCCCAATGGGGGGAGGTCACCGAACTGGTGGAGGAGAACTGGTATTTCCGGCTTGGACGCCACCAGGCGTGGCTCCTCGACCACATCGCGTCCCATCCGGAGTTCATCCAGCCCGCGTCCCGGCGCAACGAGGTGCTGGGGTTCCTGAAGCACCACACGCTTGCCGACCTCTGCATCAGCCGTCCGGCGGCCCGCCTGGCCTGGGGCATTCCCCTGCCCTTCGATCCGGCGTACGTGACCTACGTGTGGTTCGACGCGCTGGTGAACTATTTCTCGGTCCCGGCGGCACTGGGCGATCCCGCGATCGCCGGCCTGCTCGGTCCGGATTTCAGCGCACCGTCCACCGGCCTTTCGGCATGGCCGCCCGACGTGCATCTCCTCGGCAAGGACATCCTGAAGTTCCACGCCGTCTACTGGCCCATCATGCTCAAGGCGCTGGGCGCCCCCCTGCCCGCGACTCTCCTGGCGCACGGCTGGTGGCAGAAGGATGGCGCCAAGCTGAGCAAATCCACGGGCAACATTGTGGACCCGCTTGCCGTGATCGCGGCGTGGGGACTCGACGCCTTCCGCTACTATGTCGTGCGGGAGCTGGCCATCGGACCCGACGGCAATTGGACCGACGAGGGGTTTCGTGCCCGCTACAATGCCGAACTTGCCAACGGACTGGGGAACCTGGTGAACCGCTCGGTGAGCATGCTCCGCAAGTACCGCGACGGCGTGGTGCCTCCGGTCTCGACGGAACTGGCGGCGGAGACCGCGGTGTTTGTGCGCGACACCACCGCCGCCCTCGACCGCCACGAGTTGCAGGACGCACTGGTCTCCCTCTGGGGTCTGGTCACACGCGCCAACCAGTATGTGGACCAGACCCGTCCGTTCAGCCTCGCCAAGGATCCGGAGCAGGCGGCGCGTCTGGACGCCGTGCTCTACAATCTTGCGGAGGTCTGCCGGATCCTCGCCGTGCTGCTGTGGCCGTTCATCCCGGACACCGCGGTCCGAATTTGCGCCCAGCTCCGTCTCGACCCCGTCCCCGACCGCCGCAGCCTGGCGGCATGGGGAGGCCTGGCACCCGGCCACGTCATCGGTGACCCGGTTCCGCTCTTCCCCCGCAAGGAACCGCCGGCACCCCCCGGCAGCGGTAGTCCCATCATCCTGAAGTCCCATGGCGGCATGGCGCCGCCGTCCCGATGCAGAGGGTGGCAAGGGGGACCGCCTCAGGGGGGTGCTTCGGGGGCTTGA
- a CDS encoding BlaI/MecI/CopY family transcriptional regulator has protein sequence MSSPLPELTEAEWAIIKAVWEQQPCAAPAVQESLMKSQGWTYSTVRTLMDRMVAKGLLTADKVRHLTLYRAAVTRRQAQLTELRYALKHAFDGALKPMVETLLTSETISARELDELEALIAARRKSQGGAPSRKAKS, from the coding sequence ATGTCATCCCCCCTTCCCGAACTCACCGAGGCTGAATGGGCCATCATCAAGGCCGTCTGGGAGCAACAGCCCTGTGCCGCCCCGGCCGTGCAGGAGTCGCTCATGAAATCCCAGGGCTGGACCTACAGCACCGTCCGCACGCTCATGGACCGCATGGTCGCCAAAGGCCTGCTCACCGCGGATAAGGTCCGCCACCTGACGCTGTACCGGGCCGCCGTCACCCGGCGGCAGGCCCAGCTCACGGAACTGCGCTACGCCCTCAAGCACGCGTTTGATGGTGCGCTCAAGCCGATGGTCGAGACGCTGCTCACCAGTGAGACGATTTCCGCCCGGGAGCTCGACGAACTCGAGGCCCTGATCGCCGCCCGGCGCAAGTCGCAGGGCGGCGCTCCTTCCCGCAAGGCCAAATCCTGA